In Pyxicephalus adspersus chromosome 12, UCB_Pads_2.0, whole genome shotgun sequence, a genomic segment contains:
- the DLL4 gene encoding delta-like protein 4, translating to MVHGRFCGLTLLLLMLQQVSSSGVFQLELHEFINPNGMLGNGESCLPNCRIFFKICLKHYQTVVSPGSCTFGSVVTPVLGSNSFVIGNIEGFINPIRLPFNFTWPKTFSLIIEAVHKPSGLNQKDILVSKFTIQKPLNVGEVWSTNEMSGVHQTHLKYSYRVVCSEHYYGESCSRLCKPRDDHFGHYVCESDGSVSCLKGWKGEYCSIPICLDGCSEQNGFCNSPGECSCGPGWQGRFCNECIPHNGCRHGSCQNPWQCICDEGWGGLFCDQDLNYCTHHKPCKNGAMCMNTGQGSYTCSCRAGFTGVNCEEKINECDSNPCRNGGSCTDVDSGYLCECPQGYYGTHCEHSVLNCADSPCFNGGTCREREMGASYACQCPLGYTGSNCEKKEDKCTNNPCLNGGQCYVLGYMQLCRCPSGYKGPTCAININFCAKNPCSNGGTCYDLPGDYSCTCSPGFTGKNCDLKSIDECTMNPCKNGGSCHYVPYEKNVACVCPFGFMGSFCEFQAREFPWVAVFMGAGMVGLLVLLCMIFIVVRHFRQQPKQDTKTMNNLSDFQKDNLIPASQLKNINKKKDFQVDFGVDKSNYKLKNHTLDCNITNGLIGVSNGIAKEDKFHNSDKCLEEEKYPLRLHSEKPECRISTICSPRDSMYQSIYVIAEERNECVIATEV from the exons ATGGTACACGGGCGCTTCTGTGGCTTGACGTTGCTCTTATTGATGTTGCAGCAG GTTTCTAGCTCCGGGGTCTTCCAGCTGGAACTTCATGAATTTATAAACCCCAATGGGATGCTGGGGAATGGCGAGTCGTGTTTACCCAACTGCAGGATCTTCTTCAAGATATGCTTGAAACACTATCAGACCGTGGTGTCACCGGGATCGTGCACGTTcggcagcgttgtcaccccagtGCTCGGATCCAATTCATTCGTCATCGGGAATATTGAAGGTTTCATCAACCCAATCAGGCTGCCCTTCAACTTCACCTGGCCG aaaaccTTTTCCCTGATTATTGAAGCTGTCCATAAACCTTCAG gtttaaatcaAAAAGACATATTGGTCAGCAAGTTTACGATCCAGAAACCCCTTAATGTTGGTGAAGTATGGTCAACCAATGAGATGTCAGGAGTACATCAGACACATCTGAAATATTCCTACAGAGTTGTTTGCAGTGAACATTACTATGGGGAAAGCTGTTCCAGGCTTTGCAAACCTAGGGATGATCACTTTGGTCATTATGTCTGTGAATCGGATGGCAGCGTCTCATGCCTCAAGGGATGGAAAGGAGAATATTGCTCGATAC CAATATGCCTTGATGGGTGCAGCGAGCAAAACGGTTTCTGCAACAGCCCTGGAGAGTGTTC aTGTGGCCCTGGTTGGCAAGGCCGTTTCTGCAATGAGTGTATTCCCCACAATGGATGTAGACATGGCTCATGTCAGAATCCATGGCAATGCATCTGTGATGAAGGCTGGGGTGGCCTTTTTTGTGACCAAG ATTTAAACTACTGCACTCATCATAAACCCTGCAAAAATGGAGCCATGTGCATGAATACAGGACAGGGCAGCTACACATGTTCTTGTCGAGCTGGTTTTACTGGGGTGAACTGCGAAGAGAAGATCAATGAATGTGATAGTAACCCTTGCAGGAATGGAGGCAGTTGCACg GATGTAGATAGTGGCTACCTCTGTGAATGTCCACAAGGATATTATGGAACCcactgtgaacacagtgtgctaaATTGTGCAGATTCTCCATGTTTTAATGGTGGAACGTGTAGAGAACGAGAGATGGGTGCCAGCTATGCGTGCCAATGCCCACTAGGATATACTGGGTCCAACTGTGAAAAGAAAGAGGACAAGTGTACCAACAATCCTTGTTTAAATG GTGGTCAGTGTTATGTCTTGGGTTACATGCAGCTGTGTCGCTGTCCTTCTGGATACAAAGGTCCAACATGTGCTATTAACAttaatttctgtgcaaaaaatccATGTTCCAATGGTGGTACCTGCTATGACTTGCCTGGTGACTATAGCTGCACTTGTTCACCTGGATTCACTGGAAAAAACTGTGATCTAAAATCCATAGATGAGTGTACAATGAACCCTTGTAAAAACGGTGGATCGTGTCATTATGTGCCTTATGAGAAAAACGTAGCTTGTGTTTGTCCTTTTGGGTTCATGGGAAGCTTCTGTGAATTCCAAGCTCGAGAATTTCCCTGGGTTGCCGTGTTTATGGGTGCTGGTATGGTCGGACTCTTGGTCTTATTGTGTATGATCTTCATCGTTGTCAGGCATTTTCGGCAGCAGCCAAAGCAGGACACAAAGACCATGAACAATTTATCAGATTTTCAAAAAGACAACTTGATACCAGCCtcacagttaaaaaatataaacaaaaaaaaagattttcaagtGGATTTTGGTGTGGATAAATCAAATTACAAACTAAAAAACCATACATTAGACTGTAACATAACCAATGGACTAATTGGTGTCAGCAATGGAATTGCAAAGGAAGACAAGTTTCACAATAGTGATAAATGTTTAGAAGAAGAGAAATACCCACTGCGTTTACACAG tGAAAAGCCAGAGTGTAGAATATCAACGATATGTTCCCCAAGGGATTCAATGTACCAGTCAATTTATGTGATAGCAGAGGAACGGAACGAATGTGTGATAGCTACAGAG GTGTAA